CTAAGTTTTATCATGTCAGACGCCCAGGGTGGGCTAAAAGCTACTAAAGATCTTCAAGTGCGGATTTGTGGTCTTCGGTCTTGTCTTCTGGTTCATTAAAAATCCCACGGGGCCAAATGCAGTCACGCGGGTCCAGTGAGCACCACCTCCAGTGTGAATAGCGGGGATGGGACTTTGCGTGCATGGATGTGTAAGCTAATGGCTACGTTAGCTAATAAGCTAAAAAGACCCAATAGCTCATAAGGTCTGCATTTTCTGGAATGTGCAAATTGCTCTTTCACCAGCTGCCGCCCCTGTGGTCCCGGAACTGAGCAGCGACATTGACACCAGCAATTTTGACGACATCGAGGAGGATCGAGGTGAAGAGGAAACGTTCCCAGTACCGAAGGCCTTCGTGGGCAATCAGCTCCCCTTCGTGGGCTTTACCTACTACAGCTGCCATCAGTGAGTCACTCCTGCTAGATCCCACACTGGTCTGAGCGTGCTTTGCTTCCATGAGCTCTTGGGGCGTCTTGAACGGCGCTGGTGGTAACTGGCAGGTCTCCCTGGCCCAGGTTATCCCGGATCTCCAGCTCCAAGACGAGCGACAAGTGTAGTAGCTCCACCAAGGAGGAGAAGAACCTCGTAAGTACCAGTGTGGCGGGTAGCTGCATTAACACAACCCGACGACATGGAGCTAACAGACAAGTCACTCAGAAGTGCTTGTTAAAATTCTGGAAAAATCCACGGTTTTATTTAGAAGCACGGTGAGCACCCTGGAGACAAGATGCCATGTCGTTTTCTTGCAGCTTGAGAACCTGCAGAAGAGGGTTCATCAGCTGGAGGAGCAGCTCCATAGCGAGATGCAGCAGAAGGACGAGATGGAGCAGAAGCACAGGTGCCCTCCTTTCTCTTCCGCTTCCCGCCGCGGTTCTACGGCCGTGGTCTGTTCTGGCTCCCAGCCTGTCCAGCGATGCTTCGCTACCGCCAGGTCACGTCACGTCACGTCAGAATCCACAACCGCGGCGACGCCAAATTACACACATTAGTGGAAATGCAACCCAAGAGGTCGCTCCGTGACCTCGGGCCTCGCCCCGTTTACTCACATTTCAGCAGCTTTCACGGGCGTCAGCATGCACGTGTCCCCAGCGTCCCGTAAAAAGCGTCATGCCCTCTAAAAAAAGCAGTCAGCGCGAGATCCTGACGCCAGTCTGTGACATTTATCTGTGTCATGCTCTGACAAGCGATTAACCGCGAgccctgtatgtgtctgtctgtctgtctgtctgtgtgtgtgtctgctctcCAGGGCCTCCTGCACAAAGCTAGACAAGATCCTGAAGGACCTGGATGAGGAGGTAAGTGACTTTGATCCAGGTCATGAGTAGTAGATGGATGGTTTTAATAAACAGCAATCAGTAGTACAGCTGTtcgtgtgtgtgttcgtgtgtgtgtgactttcCCATACTCCATTCAGCCATTGCTATGATTGCTTGGATGTCTGGAATGGTTTAAGTGATATGAAATGAGAAGCCTAATATCTAATGGTTATTTATATTGCCTTTCACGTTAGGTAGCCCTTTTAGTTAAATTAAACTTCAATTCAGGGTGAGATGAGTGTGCTTCAGATGCATGCAGACTCCTTGACAGCTGCTATTGAGTTGAGTTCAGCACCAGAGCCTCATATCCAGATGCTGAAGGCTAAGATCCGATCACCTGAGCTAGCCCCATCCCCACGCTGACTGATTAGCAATAAGCTGTGCGATGCCCGTGTGCTGAAGTATGTTCCCCTCCGCCAGACGAACCTGAGGAAGAGTGCAGAGTCCACGGTGTCCTTGCTGGAGAAGGACAAGATCAAGATCCAGCACCGGGCGACCGATAGCCAGAAGAAGGCTGAACAGGAGGCTGAGAAGAGGCGTAACTTGGAGAATGAGGGTGAGGATATCAGCGACCGTGTGGTGCAGAGCAGAGTGGTTTAGAGACTGGTATGAGAGTATCTCTAGAGGACACAGCAGGTCTGGCTCTTCCTGTGAGCGTTTGTGTGACCTCTAGAAGCGACACGCTTTGGCTTTGTTATGCTCCTTTCTTGATTTATGGGTGTCCCTGTCAAGATTAACTCTGGCATGTAAGTTCTGGTTAATGACATTGAGTTGAATCAAGTACCTTAAAGTAATAAGTGACTTATCTACAGTGGTTTCTGTGAAATAGACTGTCTTGCGTGTGAGTTACGGTTGTCCATATGGGCGCGCACACTTACAGATGGGCTCTGGGGCTTTTCACAGCTGCGCGTATACTTTTCACCTGCACCATAAAGCCACGTTGGGGTTAACGGACTGTTAATGCTGAACAGAGCCGTCATCTGGCTGGAGCAGCGGCTCCTTCAGATGTGCGGTGACCCCCGCTGACCTCCCAGTGTGACCCAGTCCTCCTGAAGCCCGTTCACTGCCGGCTCTCCTCAGGGCGGCGCCCTAAGTGCGGCCCGGGTGCCGAGCCGTTAAAGTGGCAGGCGCAGGGGTCACGTTCGTGTGCCGACCGTTATAAAGTGAGCGACAGCCGCCGCCTGTGACGCTGGATAAGTTTCAGCGGGGGCGGAAGGCCCTGAGGAGGGGGTGGAGCTGTGGGCAAGTGGCTGAgttatgggggggaggggggcgacgGGGCGTCCTGAGGATTGATGGGATGGGCCACTGCTCTGAACCTTTTTCTGCCCCCACCGTCCCCCCTTCCAGTGTCAACTTTGAAGGAGCAGCTGGAGGACCTGAGGATCGTCAGCCAAAACTCCCAGGCTTCCAACGACAAGATCTCACAGCTGCAGAAACAAGTCAGTCTcatgggagcccccccccctccctcattaCCCCAAAGTCCAATGTGGATCCTGCATGTTAGGTTGTGCTATGCGTGTTAGAAATAGTTTTTAAACATAGTGTTTCTGTAATGTAGCGCGATTGTTGTTTCGTAAGATTGGGGGGTGTGTTTATGGCAGCCGGTACCTTTGTTGGCTCGCGTATGTCGTTCTGCACCCAGCTGACCTACATACCAATCAGGACAGGGGTGGCCAGAATGGGCTGCTGTGTTTGTGGGTTTTctctgcaactccctaattagattactaattagaggactgactgactgaggagtcctcacacctgggtttgaacagctggcctaaaggttaccccaaaaacctgcatacacaccggccctttgcggataagattggccaacCCTGAAATAGGAGGAATCTTAATTTATGGTAATTCTGGTGAACTGACATGATTCAAGCCTTTTCTGAATGCTCGATTAAAATAGTCTCAAAGAGCAGTAGGCAACATTGAGGCTTCCTTGCATCGTCAAGCTATCTGACATCCCTGAGTCTTGCCTGACAGCTCGAAGAGGCCAATGACCTGCTCCGGGTGGAGTCGGACACGGCGGCACGCCTGCGGAAGAACCACACGGAGATGGGCAAGTCCATGAACCAGCTGGAGAACCATAACTGCGAGCTGCTGGAGAAGAGCCGCGTGGCCGACGATGTCAAGCTGCAGCTGGAGAAGGAGCTGCTTCGGCTGCAGGCCGCCCTGGACTCGGAGAAGAGGAACTACAGCCAGGGCTCAGAGGAGATCCGTGAACTCCAAGGTAAGGCTGCAGTGCAGCTGGATGAGGGATGACTTGCTGGCATTTTAGAATTGAAACCTCCGGGTGCAAGCTCAACCAGAATCTACCTCCATGTAGGCTCCCTCTAACCATTATGTCAGCTTGTATGAGTCCTCTGATTTTTCATTCCACGATTTTGACACTGTAAGCCATAGGTTCTGAGAATAAATCTTGTCTCCGAATCCCTGTATCCCAGCACGCACAGCGAGCCTGCAGGAGGAGATCCGGAGCCTTAAAACCAACCTGTCTAAGATGGAAGGGGAGCGGAAGCAGGCCCAGGAGCGCAGTAACAGCCTGGAGAAGGTTTGTGCTTAAAAACTTGCCGTGAGCAACTTGCCGGAGGCCAGCGGGCCTGGAGTGTTTCTTACGAGCCATGCACCCATTGCAGGAGAAGAACGGCCTGGAGATTGACCTGAACTACAAGCTGAAGACCCTGCAGCAGCGGCTGGACCAGGAGATCACTGAGCACCGCATGACACGGGCCCAGCTCGCGGACAAGTACGAGTCTATCGAGGAGGCCAAGTCTGCAGCCATGACCGGTAGGTGCACCCTTAGGGCGGGCTTTGTCATCTCGCTTGCTTGGATGTCTGTCTGGATTGGCTTGTGTCCAGATACCTTTGGATGCTCCCCTAATAAGCGGAGTCGCGTGTCACAATCTCTCTCTCCGCAGTCGTGGAGCAGAAGGTTTCGGAGGAGACCGTGGCCCGCATGCGAGCAGAGAGCCGGGTGGTGGAGGTGGAGAAGCAGTGCTCCATGATGGAGTTCGACCTCAAACAGTCCGTGCAGAAGATCGAGCAGCTGATGAAGCAGAAGGAGCGGATCGAAGACGAGGTTGGTGCCGCAGAGTGTGTGATGGTGGTCACTCATTGGCTTCTATGGATACATGCATGTGCTTCTCTTTCCGCGCAGGTTAAGAACCTGCGGCTGCAGTTCGAGCAGGAGGCCAGCAAAAGGGTGCAGGTCCAGAGTGAGCTAAAGTTACGGAACCTGGAGGCCGACCGGCTCATGGGCTCCGAGAAGCAGCTGAAGCAGGAGATCAACGCGGCTCTGGAAAGCAAGCGCTCCCTGGAGTTCCAACTGGCACAGCTCACCAAGTGAGTGCCACGTGAGACCGTGCGGAGAGCCTCATGCTCAGGCATCTCTAGGCCCAGCCTCTGATAGGGTCAGCTTTGTAGTTCAGGTCAATCCTCCAGGCTGCTGTTCTCCAGCAGTGGGTGCGAGGCTTCTCCGGGTTTGCGGGACTTATCCCTGATCCTTTTTTGAAAAAGGCTGGAAACTGCATTCTGTGCTTAAGGTGTAAATTAATTTGGGCAGGAACAAAGAGCACTTGCTAATCTCCTTGACCTTTTGGCCACATTACTCATTCTGGTAGTTCCTATCGCAGGATGTAGGGCTTTATGAGAGACCTAATTCTGTGATTATAATTCCATTACTGTAGTGTAAACCCGGGGGCTCTGGACGATTTGTTGCATTTGTGTCCAGCTCTGAGTAATATTTGAGCTAAGACCTCTCCGGATTACTGTGGCTGCTCTTTGCAGACCTTCACGCAGCCTTTCCAGCCTCGGCTTACCGCTCGAGCTCCGCCAGTGTTTACGGTTTGGGATTAATAGCTGCCCTTTGCTCCACCTCCAAGCTCTGCTGGTGTGAAATCTGCCGAAGGTCACAGCATTGAGTTACTTTAGCTTTAAAGTTAAGCTGCACTTCCGCACAAAGGTGTCTGGAATTGCGCCTTTTAACAATAACGTTTTATTGCTGCTCGGTGAGCACGGTAATCCAAGCCGACGTAGTGCCACACGTTTAGCCCGATAGACGTCTGACTGGAACGGCTTTGGTTGTACTTCAACTCCGAAGGGCGGTAATTTTAATGTAAAACCACATCATTTGTTGCGACCGTGTGCAGCGATGCATTCGCCGGCCACTCACATTGTCGCCATGTTACGCCCATGTTGAAATCGACTTCAGACACTAAGCTCATCCTTCCATCTCTTCCAGGCAATACAGAGGCAATGAGGGACAGATGAGAGAGCTGCAGGACCAGCTGGAGGCCGAACAGTATTTCTCTGTGAGTTCCAGACGTTCATCCTTTCTAAATGGCGTCGCCTTCCCTGCTTTGAGCTTTGAAAGAGCAGCGGAAATGGTTGCTCTGTGAATTGGCATGGTTATGTGTGGTTGTGTATGAGACCTGTTCAGGAACTTCTTACAATGTGCTTCAATGACAATGACTTAAAGAGTCAAcgtcaactggttggttgaaacaaaatctcggtctgcATTTTTACGTTCGGGACCTAAACTCTGATACCGAAGCACGTTgtgtggatttttactttctggagcTGAACTCTCCACCTCTGCTGGGTTTGACTTTAATGCAGTGCAAAAAGCCGGGTTTGACTTTAATGCAGTGCAAAAAGCCGGGTTTGACTTTAATGCAGTGCAAAAAGCCGGGTTTGACTTTAATGCAGTGCAAAAAGCCggcattgactttaatgcagtGCAAAAAGCCGGGTTTGACTTTAATGCAGTGCAAAAAGCCGATCTGATCTGATGGATTTTGTATGTTCATGAGCTGTTCTGTGTGAGTGACTGTTCCTATTAGCTATGGGATGGATTGTGTGTACCCAGGTGCTTTCTGGGGCCGTCGTTCCTGAATGTTAGGTACCAGGAATTCAAAGTGAAGGATTACTCTGCGTTGTGGACTTGCTTCGGCCCTTGTTAACATGCACCCTGCACGCAGTGTGCATTGAAGTGTCTTCTGTTGCATTATTTGATGCGGTTCGGCTGCGGGTCCTCATCTCCCTGCTATTTCGTACCATGTCATTTGGTCTTTATGGCAGGCGTGATATAAGTGGTGTGTTTTTGTGAAAATAATCCTCTGTCGTGTTCCAGGTCTGTTTAGATTCTAAAGCTTAACAcataagggccttgctcagtcTGTGGGCAGtgttttcattctgatacttaccCCATGGTTCAGACTGCCGCCATGAGCGggtatgggaggggggggggtgtgatatTTACCATGCAGCAAACATTTATCCTTCTCTTTAGTTCCTTGCATTGTCTGGATGTTTAAAACAATTGAGCAATTGGCTCTGCTGAAGCTTCAATCCGGATTTCTTTTCTTAATCATTTAAACGATGTTAGCtgtgtttattgtcattgtactcGTTGATCATGTTTTGAATCAACCAGAGCAGCTGTTTACTGCAGGCCTGGGTTTCATTTTGGCTCTGGCCAGATTCAAGCTTTCAGCTGCACTGCTGTTGGGCGCTTTGATTTCATATGGCTCGTTCTCCAGGGGAAAATGCTGATCTGTGCCGTAGTTGTCAAATTATAGTCCCAGTGCTGCACTTATAGTGGCTGAGCTTATAGTTTTAATAATTTAGCGAAAAAATCTTGCTGTCATGTGGTGCCCATATTCTGAGGTTTTGCAGGAATAGACAGCTCGGGGATTTGGAAGGGCTGAACCATTTTCCCTCAGGGCTGAACCATATCTTCTTGATACTCCTATTCTCCTTGAGTGCTGCTCTAAGTCTGGTACTTGGATGGTAACTTATGCAGCTCATTAATTGACCCCTGCTGTGAAGAGGCCTGCAGGTAAGAACGCTGGCCAACCCCCGTGTGACCCTAACTCTAACCCCCGTGTGACCCTGGCCCTTCTTGCAGACTTTGTACAAGACTCAGGTGAAGGAGCTGAAGGAGGAGATTGAGGAGAGGAACCGACAGATCCAGGAAGTTCACAGAAAAGTACAGGAGTTTCACAGTGAAAGGTAGGCCTCTAACAGCCCCCTGGCCCTCTGATCCAGTGACCTTCCAGAGGGCGGGCCTCCGCTTCATCCGCCGTTACCTACCGCCGCCCTGTAATCACTGCTCTCCTCTAGTAATTAGGACACAGTGTGGGGATCGGCCCAGTGATATTTTTCGGAGCTATCCTTCCGCTTAAGACTCCCAGATGACTTGGAAATACCTGAGAGGCCCTGATAGCAggaactgtgattttttttctgaggtTGTCATGGTCCTCGATCAGACCTTCTCCCTGCCTTGGCGTGACCCAGTCGTACCACCGCTCGAGCACTTCCAAGCCTCGTATCAGCGTGTTCGCGGAGTAACGGGAAGGGCTCGCTTTTCCAGCCCGTCCGCGGGCGCCGCTAACGGCTGacgcgtgtgtgtttgtggctgGCCGCGCGCCGCAGGGAGTCCCTGTCCGCCCAGCTGGACCTGACGGTGACCAAGGCCGAGTCGGAGCAGCTGGCGCGGGCGCTGCAGGAGGAGCAGTACTTCGAGCTCAGCCAGGAGAGCAAGAAGGCGGCTTCACGGCACAAGCAGGAGTGCAGTGAGAAGGACGGCACCATCACCCAGGTGGGTCCAGCCCTTGGCATCCTCCAGCGGCTCGGTTTATTAATGCCCGGGCACCTTCTGCGCTGGTGTTTGGCGTTTAAGTGACATTTAAGCTGTCGTATTTTACCGTTAACCTCTAACTTGCCAGGACATGCGGCGATTGGTCCAGATGTTGGGTCTGTGTCCTCGTGCTTCCTGTACAAGGCCAGAGTACCGGTGTTGCGTGTGCCTGCAGGGGACGTGATTTGCCTGCTAAGCTCATCTTCCTCTGTGCGCTGACACGTGttctgttgcccccccccccccccccccccgccttagCTTGAGGAAACCAATAAAAATCTCGCCAAAGACTTAGAGAACCTGGCCAAGGAGAAGGCAGAGCTTGATCAGAAGTTGGGTGTGAAAGAGACAGGTGAGCATGTGGGGAGGTCTGCTCTTCACCTGCCAGTCATCTCCGGCATATAAGCGGAGTCAGTCTGacctaaccccctccccccccccccccccgcagagtATGCTACACAGGAGGAGGAGCTGACAAATACCATCAAAGCCAATTATGAGAAGATGCTGTATACAGAACGCACACTCAAGACTCAGGTGAGCCTCAGGGCATTCTGTTATACCAGCATTCCAGCTGAGCTAAGGCTCTGGTTCTGGATAAGTCTCTCCACTGCTGGTTCATGGGTGGAGTTAACCACAAGAATCTTTTAGCAATGTCAAGTCAGCGGTTTGCCCAGCTCTGTTTACAGAAAAATGAGGCTGGCAGGCACATAAAACCAGCTGGTACTGTCAGCATAATTGCCCCAGATGCACTGGAAAATGCTTCCATGAGAATTTCGAGGGCTTTTGGTGTTGCTGAAGGCCTTGCTCTCATGCAGTTTtagcggtgtgtgtgtgagccggTGGAAACCCTTTTATTCCTCCAACCCGCGTCCCCCTTCAGGCTGTGAACAAGCTGGCGGAGATCATGAACCGCAAGGATATGAAGCTGGACCAGAGGAAGAAGGCCAGCACGACGGACCTGCgcaagaaggagaaggagaaccGCAAGCTTCAGCTGGAACTCAACCAGGAGAAGGAGAAGTTCAACTCCATGGCCATCAAGTACCAGAAAGAGCTGGGCGAGATGCAGGCTGTGAGTAGGGGGTCGGGAGCAGTGAGTAGGGGGTCGGGAGCAGTGAGCAGTGAGTAGGGGGTCGGGAGCAGTGAGGGATCAGATGTAAACTTTCCATCAACATCAGTGTTTGCTTCAATGTCCATGTGAAAGAGTTGCATGTGTGTAATGATTCTTAAACTCTGTTCAGCGTGGTTAGAGTGTACGCAGTGCTTCATCACTTAACACCTCCTCTCTCTTCCGCTCGCTTCTCCCATCCTAGCAACTGGCCGACGAGTCCATGCGGTTCACGGAGCTGCAGATGCAGATGTACAGCAAGGACAGTGACATCGAGCAGCTCAGCGAGAAGCTGAACGACCTGCAGCAGCGCATGGACAGCTCCAGCGTCACCAGCCTGCTGACCGACGAAACGGACGGCAACATAGCAGGTGAGCGGCGCTGGAGCTGGGACGCTtggcagcccccccaccccgagatCTCCGGGAATGTCCTTTTTCAGAAGTAGTAGATCCTCTCCTTTTAGTCTGCAGATAATTAACCTCTTGAGAGTGGCTGAGAGAGTGCCCTTTGACCTCTGATCTCTGTACCAGGCCTGGTAGTCTGTTAAACCGCTTCTCGCAGGCCCCCAGCTGTATTGGATTTTAATTTTTGCGTCTTGCTCTCATCAGGTTATTTGAACTGAAAGCGCACTGTGCCACAGAACTGTGGTGGCACTGGGACTGTTCTGCAGTGTTTAGGTGCCCTTGTCACCCCTCTGTCCCCAAAAAACAAGCCTCAGAAACTGTTTCAGAAACTCAAAGGTCCATGTCGTGTTTACTGCCTTGTCTAGGTGTGCAGTGAAAACATCATAAGTGTGTTAAACTGCCCTCCTCTCTTATTCTTCTCCCATGTCTAGTTGGTTCCCCTTGCTCTCCCTATCTTTGTATCTTCTGTTCTTTTTCCTCTGTGAGTAACCTGGAGTTGCGGGCTCCCGTCATGCCTGGCCTGTATTGTctcttgcaccccccccccccccatcctttttTGGCTCTGGATTTTCAGTTAAGCaccttcctgtacatgctgtaCATGGCAAATACCGTTTTTGAAAGTGTTCAGAGTGAAGACAAACTCAGATTCTACAGCGAGAAAATTGCTGGTGCTATCAAGTGTTGATGAACCCCTTTTGTGGACTATATTTATATTCCTGGAGACGTGATGGCGGCCATATTGATGGTACCGAGCGGAATATCTGTCCACGATTGAGTTTCTCTGGTAAATTGCCTTGATTTCGTAGCTTCAGATGGGTCTGGGAGACATTGTCTGGAGCCGTTCCGTGCCGATTTAAACTCGAGCAGCGTGCCCGCATATAAAACCTCACTGTGAACTCCTTTCAAAAGCGTCTGAAATGATGAGGCTCTCTCCTGGTCAGGGGTTTTCCTCTGGCCCGTTGCGGGCCTCACATTCCTCCTCTTGGcggagagagcgagcgagagagagagaggcggcTCTCTGTTCTGGCAGCGGCGGCCTTTAGGGGCGGCGGCCTTCACATCGCTTCGCTCGCCTGTTTTTTTTGTCGTTTTCCTTTTCTTTAACTCTTGCCTGCTTGTCATGCCGCAGCATGCCCTTGACGTGGATGGAGGTGACACGTTGGCGTATCCGCTCAGCGTTCCCTGTTACCTTCTGTATAAGTGCCACAGCCTGCAATCTGGAATCCCCTTCTGTTAGTTCCCCAAGGCTGCCTAAGGCCCTTAATGATGGCAtacatttcccacaatgcacctcgAGTGACGTTCACATGACCTTTAGGCAGTGGCCCCTATACATTCACCGTTCGACGGTGAAACACTGCTGTTTTGACATGCTGCTTTTTGACTTGGTTTTCTTGTCCCCTTGGATTATGAGTTCAGTTGATTTCTGCTACTCCCTGCATGTTCTTGTGGATAGAGCAGATTACCAGTGTCACTTTCACTCACTGAAGCTGCCTGTACCTCCAGATTCAAGACTTGAAGGTTGGCTCTCCATACCGAACCGAACTAACATCAAGCGATATGGCTGGAAGAAGCAGGTTGGAGACTGTTCACGTCCGCTTCTATGGGGCTGGTTGTTGTGATGTGATACACGCTCGTCTGTACAGCTGTCACTCTGAGAATTTAAACCTCAAAGTGTATTTTAAGGTCATCGGTAAAAAATTAAGCTAAAAGTTACTATGTGTTGGGAAAACAGCAATGATAATTGGGATCATTCAACGATTTTTACTCGTTCTCCAGTATGTGGTGGTCAGCAGCAAGAAGATCCTCTTCTACAATGACGAGcaagacaaagagcaatccaaccCCTCGATGGTACTAGATATCGAGTGAGTCTGGCCTCGTGCTTCCGTCTTTGGTGGCTGGGGCTATATCAGTCGCTGTTGGATGTGAATTCGCTGTTGGATGTGAACTCGCTGCTGCGTTTACACTGAGCCACTCAGAATTTTCCCTTTCACTGCAAGTACTTTGTCTTGTTCAAATCAGCACATTTTTGAAAGTGCCAGAGTCCATAAGCATGAAATATTAACTTCCATTAGTTGCTTAGATAATCACACGATATTCCATGGAATGACCACTAGTGGTTGCTGGACCCTTTTTGAATTTGTAATGATTCAGTTACTCTGTAGTTGGTAGTAATGGAGCTGAGCGGTGACTGCCGTTTGTGGTTGCACTCCACTCCCAGTAGGGGACGCTCTTGAGCTTGTAGTATAAATTCTAGCATTCTGCTCTGGACAGATCTGTAGCTCAGTTGTCCACAGATGAGGTGAATTTACCCTCCCCACCTAACCTACCAATGCAGTATGTCCCCCCCCAGCAAATAGCTACTCTTCTTTTTCCTAACTATGCAGCAAACTCTTCCACGTACGTCCAGTTACTCAGGGGGACGTCTACCGCGCAGAGACGGATGAAATCCCTCGAATATTCCAGGTAGGAAGTGAAGTTTGACGGCACTCTTTAACTGGttacaatttttaatttttttaatatgcaTTTGGAAGTCAAATCTTCTTCTGTGAACACGAAGCAGCAGCCAGCATGGCTTGCTGATTGTAAGCTGACTTGGCTGTAGAGCATCTTCGTGACATACCTGCTTTAATGCCATGCGATGCGTGCCCTCTGTCTGTGAGAGGCCGCTAATCtgacggtgcccccccccccccgctcagaTCTTGTATGCCAACGAGGGTGAATGTCGGAAGGAGGCGGAGGTGGAGACGACCCTCCAGGGCGACAAGGCCAACTGTTTGCCCCACAAGGGCCACGAATTCATCCCCACGCTCTACCACTTCCCCTCCAACTGCGAGGCCTGCGCCAAGCCCCTATGGCACGTCTTCAGGCCGCCGCCCGCCCTGGAGTGCCGCCGCTGCCACGTCAAGTGCCACAAAGACCACCTGGACCGGAAGGAAGACGTCATCGCCCCCTGCAAA
The Paramormyrops kingsleyae isolate MSU_618 chromosome 4, PKINGS_0.4, whole genome shotgun sequence genome window above contains:
- the rock1 gene encoding rho-associated protein kinase 1 — protein: MSAGESLEARFGKIDAMLKDPKSEINTDCLLDGLDALVYDLDFPALRKNKSIDNFLNRYKDTISKIRDLRMKAEDYEVVKVIGRGAFGEVQLVRHKATRKVYAMKLLSKFEMIKRSDSAFFWEERDIMAFANSGWVVQLFYAFQDDRYLYMVMEYMPGGDLVNLMSNYDVPEKWARFYTAEVVLALDGIHSMGFIHRDVKPDNMLLDKSGHLKLADFGTCMKMNKDGMVRCDTAVGTPDYISPEVLKSQGGDGYYGRECDWWSVGVFLYEMLVGDTPFYADSLVGTYSKIMNHKNALVFPEDSEISKDAKNLICAFLTDREVRLGRNGVDEIKRHPFFKNDQWTWENIRETAAPVVPELSSDIDTSNFDDIEEDRGEEETFPVPKAFVGNQLPFVGFTYYSCHQLSRISSSKTSDKCSSSTKEEKNLLENLQKRVHQLEEQLHSEMQQKDEMEQKHRASCTKLDKILKDLDEETNLRKSAESTVSLLEKDKIKIQHRATDSQKKAEQEAEKRRNLENEVSTLKEQLEDLRIVSQNSQASNDKISQLQKQLEEANDLLRVESDTAARLRKNHTEMGKSMNQLENHNCELLEKSRVADDVKLQLEKELLRLQAALDSEKRNYSQGSEEIRELQARTASLQEEIRSLKTNLSKMEGERKQAQERSNSLEKEKNGLEIDLNYKLKTLQQRLDQEITEHRMTRAQLADKYESIEEAKSAAMTVVEQKVSEETVARMRAESRVVEVEKQCSMMEFDLKQSVQKIEQLMKQKERIEDEVKNLRLQFEQEASKRVQVQSELKLRNLEADRLMGSEKQLKQEINAALESKRSLEFQLAQLTKQYRGNEGQMRELQDQLEAEQYFSTLYKTQVKELKEEIEERNRQIQEVHRKVQEFHSERESLSAQLDLTVTKAESEQLARALQEEQYFELSQESKKAASRHKQECSEKDGTITQLEETNKNLAKDLENLAKEKAELDQKLGVKETEYATQEEELTNTIKANYEKMLYTERTLKTQAVNKLAEIMNRKDMKLDQRKKASTTDLRKKEKENRKLQLELNQEKEKFNSMAIKYQKELGEMQAQLADESMRFTELQMQMYSKDSDIEQLSEKLNDLQQRMDSSSVTSLLTDETDGNIADSRLEGWLSIPNRTNIKRYGWKKQYVVVSSKKILFYNDEQDKEQSNPSMVLDIDKLFHVRPVTQGDVYRAETDEIPRIFQILYANEGECRKEAEVETTLQGDKANCLPHKGHEFIPTLYHFPSNCEACAKPLWHVFRPPPALECRRCHVKCHKDHLDRKEDVIAPCKVNYDVTSARDMLLLALSQDEQKKWIGHLGKKIPKTPPSTFTRASPRTMSTRSVANQSFRRNPKNITGKTS